Proteins from a genomic interval of Candidatus Omnitrophota bacterium:
- a CDS encoding B12-binding domain-containing radical SAM protein, which translates to MMDILQKIKEESIKPQKTDPNKPRFALIVPPSCFTVPEGWEFVLKQPFEGVSYIATVLFNAGFPVRIIDARFQDDPVKFAVDSVKDAAVVGMATYEDSFPFVHEACAKIKQKYPEKLIVLGGALVTSTPQVLIKNTAADIGVLGEGEETTRELLDAIAEGKPEDFEKIAGLCYKDNSGGIHFTEKRPQMADLESLPLMNLSLWPAVQKDKKVKEIFFSHSRGCYKNCSFCFRTTPQLSQKSIGKFQDELRELKKQYDFEFIYFVDLTFAIQKQRTLEICEVLKEFKVSWSCMSRVQNIDEEMLKAMKAAGCQIILYGFESLDQNILDNAHKGITPAQIRRMVKLTQDNGIQVGGLFIVGLPQETKESLRKVVDFIDETGSACRVKYLSAIPGTEIYRWALATGIIKDEVSHLRWLANERCDKDDEFINFTRLPDEVIRDTYMEINSKYIKGPRYTNEWF; encoded by the coding sequence ATGATGGATATACTTCAAAAAATAAAGGAAGAGTCAATAAAACCGCAAAAGACCGATCCCAATAAACCCCGCTTCGCCCTTATTGTACCGCCGTCTTGTTTTACCGTGCCCGAGGGATGGGAATTTGTTTTGAAGCAGCCCTTTGAAGGGGTTTCGTATATAGCTACCGTGCTGTTCAATGCCGGTTTTCCGGTCCGGATCATTGACGCGCGTTTTCAGGATGATCCGGTAAAATTCGCGGTCGATTCGGTCAAAGACGCGGCAGTGGTCGGTATGGCTACGTATGAGGATTCTTTCCCCTTTGTCCATGAAGCATGCGCGAAGATCAAACAAAAATACCCGGAGAAATTGATCGTTTTAGGCGGCGCTTTGGTGACTTCCACTCCGCAGGTACTTATAAAAAATACCGCCGCTGATATCGGCGTGCTCGGCGAAGGCGAAGAGACTACCCGGGAGCTCCTGGATGCCATCGCCGAAGGCAAACCGGAGGATTTTGAAAAGATCGCCGGATTATGCTATAAGGACAATTCCGGCGGCATTCATTTTACCGAAAAACGCCCGCAGATGGCCGACCTGGAATCACTGCCGTTAATGAACCTCTCTTTATGGCCGGCGGTGCAGAAAGACAAAAAGGTCAAGGAGATATTCTTCTCCCATAGCCGCGGATGTTACAAGAATTGTTCATTCTGTTTCCGGACCACCCCGCAGCTCAGCCAAAAGTCGATCGGGAAATTCCAGGATGAGCTCAGGGAACTGAAAAAACAATATGATTTCGAATTCATTTATTTCGTGGACCTGACTTTCGCCATCCAGAAACAACGGACACTTGAGATATGCGAAGTTTTAAAAGAGTTCAAAGTCAGTTGGTCGTGCATGTCCAGGGTCCAGAATATAGACGAAGAAATGCTAAAGGCGATGAAAGCCGCCGGCTGTCAGATAATCCTCTACGGCTTCGAATCACTGGACCAAAATATCCTGGATAACGCTCATAAAGGCATCACCCCTGCGCAGATACGCAGGATGGTAAAATTAACCCAGGACAACGGGATACAGGTAGGAGGACTGTTCATTGTGGGCCTGCCCCAGGAAACCAAAGAATCCCTGAGAAAAGTCGTTGATTTTATCGATGAGACCGGGAGCGCGTGCCGGGTGAAATATTTATCCGCTATCCCGGGCACTGAAATTTACCGTTGGGCGCTCGCAACCGGGATAATCAAAGATGAGGTAAGCCATTTGCGCTGGCTGGCAAATGAAAGATGCGATAAAGACGACGAATTTATAAATTTCACGCGGCTGCCGGATGAAGTCATACGCGACACCTATATGGAAATAAATTCAAAATATATCAAAGGCCCGCGCTACACTAATGAATGGTTTTAA
- a CDS encoding B12-binding domain-containing radical SAM protein: MKKTSLSAVEESIKGASSSPLTADPKKPRFIIIVPPSPQIPTPGREFLLRTPIEGVTFIATVAKNAGFGVEIVDYRTTPVPPEELIAKSGDHAIFALTTFIDGYVFMEDFIRRVKKIDPGNIVILGGPFVSSTPELLMRALPADFAVLGEGELTILELLAALSGKTPEKIPLIDGLAYRENGKIKFTRPRAQINDLDILPALDFSLWPTVAKDRLIEKIGISSSRGCYARCSFCFKAIPEVRQMTPEKFGQDMAAYVRKYGIKYAYINDLTFVIGRTRTVKLCEELRKTGVRWACSTRVENIDDDLLRLMKDCGCDEIWYGIESVDQKVLNANFKNITVEKIERAVEMTNKAGIKVMANFIVGLLGETEESLDQMVRFIETQDIIPCSIKYLTPFPGTPVYQYALEKKLIVDEIEYFRVLGQRKVNCAEDTIVNCTSLAESKLREAFMRIRRISYDRYGPLDWDNGSQTTKKTV; encoded by the coding sequence TTGAAGAAAACCAGCCTTTCAGCCGTTGAAGAATCGATTAAAGGCGCATCGTCTTCGCCATTGACTGCCGATCCTAAAAAACCGCGGTTCATAATCATTGTCCCGCCTTCGCCGCAAATACCCACACCGGGGCGGGAATTCCTGCTGCGCACGCCCATTGAAGGCGTTACCTTTATCGCCACTGTGGCCAAGAACGCCGGTTTCGGCGTTGAGATCGTGGATTACCGCACCACGCCGGTCCCGCCTGAAGAATTGATCGCGAAAAGCGGCGATCACGCTATTTTTGCGCTAACCACCTTTATCGACGGTTATGTTTTTATGGAAGATTTTATCCGCAGGGTAAAAAAAATTGATCCCGGCAACATCGTCATATTGGGAGGCCCGTTTGTTTCCTCTACCCCGGAATTACTGATGCGCGCTTTGCCGGCGGATTTCGCGGTACTGGGGGAAGGGGAATTGACGATCCTGGAGCTTCTGGCCGCTCTATCCGGCAAAACGCCGGAAAAAATACCGCTGATCGACGGGTTAGCCTATCGGGAAAATGGAAAGATCAAATTTACCAGGCCCCGGGCGCAGATAAATGACCTGGATATCCTGCCGGCGCTGGATTTTTCTCTCTGGCCGACTGTCGCCAAAGACAGGTTGATCGAAAAGATCGGGATATCGTCAAGCCGCGGGTGTTACGCGCGCTGTTCTTTCTGTTTTAAGGCCATACCCGAAGTCCGCCAAATGACCCCGGAGAAATTCGGACAGGATATGGCCGCGTATGTGCGCAAATATGGGATAAAATACGCCTATATCAACGACCTTACCTTTGTCATCGGCAGGACGCGGACAGTAAAATTATGCGAGGAACTTAGGAAAACCGGGGTGCGCTGGGCTTGTTCCACCAGGGTGGAGAATATCGACGACGACCTGTTGAGGCTGATGAAGGACTGCGGCTGCGATGAAATATGGTACGGGATAGAATCGGTCGACCAAAAAGTACTTAACGCCAATTTCAAGAATATAACCGTGGAAAAGATCGAGCGGGCTGTGGAGATGACCAATAAGGCCGGGATCAAGGTCATGGCTAACTTTATTGTAGGACTGCTGGGAGAAACCGAGGAGTCTCTCGACCAGATGGTAAGGTTTATCGAGACCCAGGATATCATCCCATGCAGCATTAAATATCTGACCCCGTTCCCCGGGACCCCGGTTTATCAATACGCGCTTGAAAAGAAGCTTATCGTCGATGAAATAGAGTATTTCCGCGTTTTAGGCCAGCGTAAAGTCAATTGTGCCGAGGATACGATCGTTAATTGCACCAGCCTGGCCGAATCTAAGCTCAGAGAAGCATTTATGCGGATCCGACGCATCTCTTATGACCGTTACGGACCTCTGGATTGGGATAATGGATCACAAACAACTAAAAAAACAGTTTAA
- a CDS encoding methyltransferase domain-containing protein produces the protein MDHKQLKKQFKNRARTFDRSARWVKDPGLLDIHRKLAKILPGETVLEACCGTGIVGADLCKSGNTAIGLDLSLDMLGFAGKRLDHCVNAQTEHLPFADNTFDVAACRQAMHFLDMKRFFFELFRVVKPGTGRVIISQIVPFGEKDKAWVRRIHQKKQNMLRNFVCEQDILDGLKRAGFKKIERREYTIEEPINPWLTDTFFPPKKIEELKGMFINAPAQYKELHRVRCVRGAIYETMRWIIALGRK, from the coding sequence ATGGATCACAAACAACTAAAAAAACAGTTTAAGAACCGGGCGAGGACATTCGACAGATCCGCGAGATGGGTCAAAGACCCGGGGCTTTTGGATATCCACCGCAAACTTGCCAAGATACTTCCCGGCGAAACCGTTCTTGAGGCATGCTGCGGTACGGGGATCGTTGGTGCGGACCTATGCAAAAGCGGCAACACGGCCATCGGTCTGGATCTGAGCCTGGATATGCTGGGATTTGCCGGTAAACGCCTGGATCATTGCGTCAACGCACAAACCGAGCATCTGCCTTTCGCCGATAATACGTTTGACGTCGCGGCCTGCCGCCAGGCAATGCATTTTCTGGATATGAAACGTTTTTTCTTTGAATTATTCCGGGTCGTAAAACCAGGCACAGGCAGGGTAATAATAAGCCAGATCGTCCCGTTCGGAGAAAAGGATAAGGCCTGGGTGCGCAGGATCCATCAAAAAAAACAGAATATGCTGCGCAATTTCGTCTGCGAGCAGGATATCCTGGACGGCTTGAAAAGGGCCGGGTTTAAAAAAATCGAGCGCCGCGAATATACCATTGAAGAGCCGATAAACCCGTGGCTGACCGACACATTTTTCCCGCCTAAAAAGATCGAAGAATTAAAGGGAATGTTTATCAACGCGCCTGCGCAATACAAGGAATTACACCGCGTCCGCTGCGTAAGAGGCGCGATCTACGAAACGATGCGCTGGATAATAGCTTTAGGGAGGAAATAA
- a CDS encoding sulfatase-like hydrolase/transferase, whose protein sequence is MPRAGSFLILLGIICFSANAHAGDTAAVIKSGQFKGYNVLLVSFDALQAGHVGCLGYSRNTTPTIDSFAGEGFLFKNAVSQASWTVPATMSYFTSLYPSQHRCVNKYSVYTDNEKILTSLKDLSPETVTLAEVLKNNGYATGGFTGDAGVSGHFGFGQGFDTYFDGPKFGGMDTSIPEALKWLRSNHNRKFFIFLHGYDCHGQYDPPNGFTRRYLDFNYTGPLKGGKEEQGRLREDSLNKNAISLTEQDAGFWRSLYDEKINDVDERFRQFIEALRKMGVLDKTVIILVSDHGTEFYEHKRFDHGHSLYDELIRVPLIFRLPGIKKNAVIPDQVRGIDIMPTVLDLIGIKITGKVKNQAKGVSLRPLMNGEKLKLDAYSETDYRFYTSKRSIRTADGWKLIYTMETGKKELYNLQTDPAETVNRVADEQKTAYELEQKLFAWMRSMGQGENYHEDLLRSVLRIKEY, encoded by the coding sequence ATGCCCCGCGCCGGTTCATTTCTGATCTTGCTGGGAATAATATGTTTTTCCGCTAACGCGCACGCCGGGGATACCGCCGCCGTAATAAAGAGCGGGCAGTTCAAGGGGTATAATGTTCTGCTCGTTTCTTTTGACGCGCTGCAGGCCGGGCATGTCGGATGCCTTGGCTATAGCCGCAATACCACCCCGACCATAGATTCATTCGCCGGGGAAGGTTTTCTGTTCAAGAACGCCGTTTCCCAGGCTTCCTGGACCGTGCCGGCGACGATGAGCTACTTTACCTCGCTTTATCCGTCGCAACACCGTTGCGTAAACAAATATTCCGTATACACCGATAATGAAAAAATATTGACCAGCCTGAAAGACCTCTCCCCGGAAACCGTAACCCTGGCCGAGGTGTTAAAAAACAACGGCTACGCGACCGGGGGATTTACCGGCGATGCCGGGGTAAGCGGGCATTTCGGCTTCGGCCAGGGATTTGATACTTATTTCGACGGTCCTAAATTCGGAGGAATGGATACCAGTATCCCTGAAGCCCTTAAATGGCTGAGATCCAACCACAATAGAAAATTCTTTATTTTTCTGCACGGCTACGATTGCCACGGCCAATATGACCCGCCCAACGGCTTTACCCGGCGCTACCTTGATTTTAATTATACCGGACCGTTAAAAGGCGGCAAAGAAGAGCAGGGAAGGCTGCGCGAAGACAGCCTGAATAAGAACGCCATAAGCCTGACCGAGCAGGACGCCGGATTCTGGAGGTCGTTGTATGACGAAAAAATAAACGACGTCGATGAACGGTTCCGCCAGTTCATCGAAGCCCTGCGCAAAATGGGCGTTTTAGACAAAACCGTTATAATACTTGTTTCCGACCATGGCACGGAATTCTATGAGCATAAAAGGTTTGACCACGGGCATTCTCTTTACGATGAACTTATACGCGTGCCGCTTATCTTCCGGCTTCCGGGGATAAAAAAGAACGCCGTTATTCCCGACCAGGTGCGCGGCATCGATATAATGCCTACGGTTCTGGACCTGATCGGGATTAAAATTACCGGAAAAGTAAAAAACCAGGCCAAAGGCGTGAGCCTGAGGCCGCTGATGAACGGAGAGAAGCTGAAGCTGGACGCCTACAGCGAAACGGATTACCGGTTTTATACCAGCAAGCGCTCGATCCGCACAGCCGACGGCTGGAAATTAATTTACACTATGGAAACCGGAAAAAAAGAACTTTATAACCTGCAAACCGACCCCGCTGAAACGGTCAACCGTGTTGCTGACGAACAGAAAACCGCGTACGAGCTGGAACAAAAACTTTTTGCCTGGATGCGATCCATGGGGCAGGGGGAGAATTACCACGAAGACCTGTTAAGAAGCGTGCTGCGGATCAAAGAATATTGA